ATCGTAGCCTGTTTTTATTTTATCTTCTTTGAGCCTGTAGGCTTCTCTGATAAGCCTTGTAACTCTGCTTCTGATAACGGAATTGCCCACCTTTTTGCTTACGGAAAGACCAAGCTGGTTATAGCTTTTGTCATTCGGCATTAAATACATCACAAGGTGTTTATTGGCAATGGATTTTCCTCTATTATATAC
This is a stretch of genomic DNA from Anaeropeptidivorans aminofermentans. It encodes these proteins:
- the rnpA gene encoding ribonuclease P protein component, coding for MKNTVSLRKNNQFRYVYNRGKSIANKHLVMYLMPNDKSYNQLGLSVSKKVGNSVIRSRVTRLIREAYRLKEDKIKTGYDIIFIARASCADAGFHDIAPSVMHLIKKHHMLKVL